A single window of Bacteroides sp. DNA harbors:
- a CDS encoding phosphodiester glycosidase family protein, which yields MKKYFLVILIVTFPFLAPAQQIDWVDVSSEHELPEGLKLFHGTLVGNSTFFAYYYEVDLNVPDIAIRPYISTNSKPIGQFCSDVGAYGAINGGFFSGTTSLSAIVYPDEVKAQNVAAVTRNSQSYPVVRSFFGINADRSLSTEWIYHFGPQVEDIYTFEEPLPYTTNHPNPLSPPAQSQGQPYEDLLVGIGGGPMLMKDGAVEFTWDEEVFWGSGVDLNTYRPRTAVGYTADNKVIMLVTNSFKIEDLPALMESLGCHGAMNLDGGGSTAMALGNETLYYQNRPVPTILAVVHTDSLGLPQTPTFEKVMDTGDANTEFTGSWFPTANAGYWGDTPSLLHGIGSHDNYCQFNPDLSVEASYEVYGWWVASFNRATDTPFIVNHANGADTVYVNQSVNGSSWQYIGTYTFNGSAGENIRVTAGATTNQYVVADAVRLLSYDEGFEIPDPSILSILPVDDIEVPFGTSEQEAVAALAETTTIVDSNEDTHTVFLSWSVESYDGNTAGDYAASGTFALPAGVVQSDPETPLEVHATITVLQDDTSTDEPGLSALKIFPNPGRGKFFVSGHSPAPLLLEVFSIEGARIKSFKANGGLELEINLQSYPSGIYLLRVSNPKGAKAFRLIKE from the coding sequence ATGAAAAAATATTTCCTGGTAATCCTCATTGTTACCTTCCCTTTTCTGGCACCCGCCCAGCAAATTGACTGGGTTGATGTTTCTTCCGAACATGAATTACCAGAAGGCCTGAAACTATTTCACGGAACCCTAGTGGGCAATAGTACCTTTTTTGCTTATTATTATGAGGTGGATCTGAACGTCCCGGACATAGCCATTCGACCATACATCAGCACCAACAGCAAGCCCATTGGCCAGTTTTGTTCCGATGTCGGCGCCTATGGGGCCATCAACGGGGGGTTTTTCAGCGGTACCACCTCCCTCTCGGCCATCGTTTATCCCGATGAGGTAAAAGCACAGAATGTGGCCGCCGTTACCCGCAACAGCCAGTCATACCCCGTGGTCAGGAGCTTTTTTGGCATAAATGCTGACCGCTCTCTTTCCACCGAATGGATCTATCACTTTGGCCCACAGGTGGAGGACATCTATACTTTCGAGGAACCTCTTCCCTATACCACAAACCATCCAAATCCCCTGTCACCCCCAGCCCAGTCGCAAGGGCAGCCCTATGAGGATTTGCTGGTGGGTATTGGCGGAGGGCCTATGCTGATGAAGGATGGAGCGGTCGAATTTACCTGGGATGAAGAAGTGTTCTGGGGCTCGGGCGTGGATCTGAACACCTACCGACCCCGCACCGCTGTGGGTTACACCGCTGACAACAAGGTCATCATGCTGGTGACCAATTCCTTCAAGATTGAAGACCTGCCTGCCCTGATGGAAAGCCTGGGTTGCCATGGGGCCATGAACCTCGATGGAGGAGGCTCCACAGCTATGGCCCTGGGAAATGAAACACTATATTACCAGAACCGGCCCGTTCCTACCATCCTGGCTGTGGTACATACCGATAGCCTGGGCCTGCCACAGACCCCAACCTTCGAAAAGGTGATGGATACCGGCGATGCAAATACCGAATTCACCGGATCGTGGTTCCCGACTGCCAACGCAGGCTATTGGGGCGATACCCCCTCCCTGCTGCATGGCATTGGCAGCCACGACAACTACTGCCAGTTCAACCCTGATCTAAGCGTCGAGGCAAGTTATGAAGTCTATGGTTGGTGGGTGGCATCTTTTAACCGGGCTACCGACACCCCTTTTATTGTCAATCACGCCAATGGCGCTGACACAGTTTATGTCAACCAATCGGTCAACGGCTCTTCCTGGCAATATATTGGTACTTACACTTTCAACGGCTCTGCGGGTGAAAATATCCGGGTGACGGCCGGGGCAACCACCAACCAATATGTCGTGGCCGATGCGGTCAGGCTGCTTTCCTATGATGAGGGATTTGAAATTCCCGACCCAAGCATCCTTTCCATCCTTCCGGTGGATGACATCGAAGTGCCCTTTGGCACGTCAGAACAAGAAGCCGTTGCCGCCCTGGCAGAAACAACCACCATCGTTGACAGCAACGAAGATACCCATACCGTTTTCCTGAGCTGGTCGGTTGAAAGTTATGACGGAAATACGGCTGGAGATTATGCCGCTTCCGGAACCTTTGCATTGCCAGCCGGAGTGGTGCAAAGTGATCCGGAAACCCCACTGGAAGTTCATGCCACGATTACCGTTTTACAGGATGATACCAGCACGGATGAGCCTGGATTATCAGCGCTTAAGATTTTCCCAAATCCTGGCAGGGGAAAGTTTTTCGTAAGTGGTCATTCGCCTGCACCCCTTTTGCTGGAAGTCTTTTCAATAGAAGGTGCGAGGATAAAAAGCTTTAAAGCCAACGGTGGCTTGGAACTTGAAATCAACCTGCAAAGCTACCCTTCAGGCATTTATTTGCTTAGGGTCAGCAACCCAAAGGGAGCCAAAGCCTTCCGCTTAATAAAAGAATAA
- a CDS encoding FAD-binding and (Fe-S)-binding domain-containing protein: MEKQVKALAGRLRRELGSSKVFTKPVDLLSKGTDASFYRLIPQLAVRVESEQEAIAVIKACFEVGIPLTFKAGGTSLSGQTITDSVLMEIGDRYSGSHISEDGRFATFACGLVGGLANGRLAPYGRKLGPSPASIHSARIGGIVSNNASGSSYGIRYNSYNTIRGMRLVMADGTLLDTRLEESREAFRQSQASMLDGLRQLSERVKANAKMIEKIRHKYQLKNTCGYGVNALVDFEDPVDILEHLMIGAEGTLGFISEVSFETVPDLPLKAASLIFFPNIRNACQAIMPLRQLQVSAAELMDYNALQSVADKPGMPDVLKTLNPSAVALLIDTSASDLQSLQKQMNEIVEGLKDIPTLYPISFTDDSSVYASLWRVREGLFTSAASARLAGTACIIEDLAFRAPVLADALTELKLLLEDFDYPGYVIWGHLLDGNIHFVIMPDFSKAEEKERYERFMEALAVLTLKYDGSLKAEHGTGRNMAPFVAREWGEDIYGVMKTIKQIVDPAGILNPGVLINKDPGIHLSNIKSMPAAHKLIDQCIECGFCEPACPSKDLTLTPRQRIVVYRRLHELASTGDFSEEYRHLKKAFAYAGDATCATDGLCEINCPVDINTGTLIKELRFKHNGAFSRGAAWAIGSSIGFVTAFLRLFLNTAFYKQKLFGQGLLVSTTGFLHKILGTPVWNEQTPKGAPRIQKPKVRKGPKKVVYFPTCINRTFGVSAGTEEKEALVNKTISLLEKAGLEVILPGGYNHLCCGMAFSSKGFRKEAKRREEELEAALLKATENGKYPVLCEMSPCLLHMKETLSKDLQLFEPVAFSLNYLVPRLRFHPKDARITVHATCSTTKMGLDKDLVKLAKMCAREVVVPDQVGCCGWAGDRGFTHPELNQAALRHLKDQLPEDVRQGYSTSRTCEIGLSSQAGIPYHSIFYLIDEVTETLDL; the protein is encoded by the coding sequence ATGGAAAAACAGGTGAAAGCGCTGGCCGGGCGTTTGCGGCGTGAGCTGGGCAGTTCGAAAGTCTTCACCAAACCGGTTGACCTTTTGAGCAAGGGTACGGATGCAAGTTTTTACAGGCTTATCCCACAACTGGCCGTGCGTGTGGAATCGGAACAGGAAGCCATTGCGGTGATCAAAGCCTGTTTTGAAGTGGGTATTCCGCTGACCTTTAAGGCGGGCGGCACCAGTCTGAGCGGGCAAACCATCACCGATTCGGTGCTGATGGAGATCGGGGACCGCTATTCCGGCAGCCATATTTCGGAGGATGGCCGTTTTGCCACCTTTGCTTGTGGACTGGTCGGGGGGCTGGCCAACGGCCGCCTGGCGCCCTATGGTCGAAAACTGGGCCCCAGCCCGGCTTCCATCCACTCCGCCCGTATTGGCGGCATCGTGTCGAACAATGCCAGCGGATCGAGCTATGGCATCAGATACAACAGTTACAATACCATTCGTGGCATGCGCCTGGTGATGGCCGACGGGACTCTGCTGGATACCCGCCTGGAAGAAAGCCGCGAGGCCTTTCGGCAGTCGCAAGCGTCCATGCTGGATGGCCTGCGGCAATTGTCGGAAAGGGTGAAGGCCAATGCGAAGATGATTGAAAAGATCAGGCATAAATACCAGTTGAAGAACACCTGCGGATATGGGGTCAACGCCCTTGTCGATTTTGAAGATCCTGTTGACATCCTTGAACATCTGATGATCGGGGCTGAAGGCACCCTGGGATTTATCTCTGAGGTGAGCTTTGAAACGGTTCCTGATCTTCCGCTAAAGGCTGCTTCCCTGATTTTCTTTCCCAACATCCGGAATGCCTGCCAGGCCATCATGCCTTTGCGCCAGTTGCAGGTGAGTGCGGCTGAACTGATGGATTACAATGCCCTGCAATCAGTGGCCGATAAACCAGGGATGCCTGACGTATTGAAAACACTGAACCCTTCGGCTGTGGCCCTTCTGATCGACACCTCTGCCTCCGACCTGCAAAGCCTGCAAAAGCAGATGAATGAAATTGTGGAAGGATTGAAGGATATCCCAACGCTATACCCCATTTCATTTACGGATGATTCGTCGGTTTATGCCTCGCTGTGGCGGGTGCGTGAAGGTTTATTTACCTCGGCAGCTTCAGCCCGGCTAGCCGGCACCGCCTGCATCATCGAAGACCTGGCTTTCAGAGCGCCTGTGCTGGCCGATGCCCTTACTGAACTCAAACTTTTGCTGGAAGATTTCGATTACCCGGGGTATGTCATCTGGGGCCACCTGCTCGATGGCAATATCCATTTTGTGATCATGCCCGATTTCTCAAAGGCGGAGGAAAAAGAACGCTACGAGCGTTTTATGGAAGCCCTGGCGGTGCTTACCCTGAAATATGACGGGAGCCTGAAGGCCGAGCACGGCACGGGCCGCAACATGGCACCATTTGTGGCCAGGGAATGGGGGGAGGACATCTATGGGGTGATGAAAACGATCAAGCAGATCGTTGATCCTGCAGGGATTCTGAACCCCGGTGTGCTGATCAACAAAGACCCGGGCATTCATCTGTCGAATATTAAATCCATGCCTGCCGCTCATAAACTGATCGATCAGTGCATTGAATGCGGTTTTTGTGAGCCTGCCTGTCCATCCAAGGACCTGACCCTGACTCCCAGGCAACGAATCGTGGTATACCGCCGTTTGCATGAGCTTGCCAGTACGGGGGATTTTTCTGAGGAGTACAGGCACCTGAAAAAAGCCTTTGCCTATGCAGGTGATGCCACCTGTGCCACAGATGGCCTGTGTGAGATCAACTGCCCGGTCGACATCAACACCGGAACCCTGATCAAGGAGCTGCGGTTTAAGCATAACGGGGCCTTCAGCCGGGGCGCGGCCTGGGCCATCGGCTCGAGCATAGGCTTTGTGACCGCTTTTTTAAGGCTGTTTCTTAACACAGCATTTTATAAACAAAAGTTGTTCGGGCAAGGGCTGTTGGTTTCCACCACGGGCTTTTTGCATAAGATATTGGGTACGCCGGTATGGAATGAACAGACGCCAAAGGGGGCTCCGCGCATTCAAAAACCCAAAGTCCGGAAGGGGCCAAAAAAGGTCGTTTATTTTCCGACCTGCATCAACCGGACCTTTGGGGTTTCTGCCGGTACGGAAGAAAAAGAGGCCCTTGTCAATAAAACCATTTCCCTGCTGGAGAAGGCCGGCCTGGAAGTGATCCTTCCAGGTGGCTATAATCACCTTTGCTGCGGAATGGCATTCTCCAGCAAAGGTTTCCGTAAGGAAGCCAAACGAAGGGAAGAAGAACTAGAGGCTGCGCTGCTAAAAGCCACGGAGAACGGGAAATACCCTGTGCTTTGTGAAATGAGCCCCTGTCTGCTGCATATGAAGGAAACCCTTTCGAAGGATTTGCAGCTATTTGAACCTGTGGCCTTTTCGCTGAACTACCTTGTCCCCAGGCTGAGGTTTCATCCAAAAGATGCACGCATCACCGTGCATGCTACTTGCAGCACCACGAAAATGGGATTGGACAAAGACCTTGTAAAGCTTGCAAAGATGTGCGCCAGGGAGGTGGTGGTGCCCGACCAGGTGGGTTGTTGCGGCTGGGCCGGCGACCGGGGCTTTACCCATCCCGAATTAAACCAGGCTGCTTTAAGGCATCTGAAAGATCAGCTGCCAGAGGATGTCAGGCAGGGATACAGCACAAGCAGAACCTGTGAGATCGGTTTGTCGTCACAGGCAGGGATTCCCTATCATTCCATCTTTTACCTGATTGATGAAGTGACAGAAACCCTGGACTTATGA